From Micromonospora rhizosphaerae, the proteins below share one genomic window:
- a CDS encoding AraC family transcriptional regulator, translating into MLDVVKTLTLAFDGHRFPRHAHEHWSIAVIDGGGGSFRCSGAGHRFASGSVTVLHPAEAHDGAAGPAGIRYRSLAVPEAVIKDVLGTSGTPSFVNRVLQDDTAYTRLSRAYCALTGNHPDPWVDGVVVEALDQLFGAHASGGRGRASDGHASVVAAVGRYMDERLDSRITLADLAAHLELSPAVLLRRFRAEAGMAPYEYVVSRRVDVARGLLARGVPIADVAVHAGFADQSHLTRHFKRVVGITPGDYLRRPAVSRSFKTG; encoded by the coding sequence ATGCTCGACGTGGTCAAAACTCTGACGCTGGCCTTCGATGGACACCGCTTCCCTCGGCATGCCCATGAGCATTGGTCGATCGCGGTCATCGACGGCGGCGGTGGATCGTTCCGCTGTTCTGGTGCCGGCCATCGGTTCGCGTCCGGCAGCGTGACCGTCCTGCATCCTGCGGAGGCCCATGACGGTGCCGCCGGCCCAGCCGGGATCCGGTACCGGAGTCTGGCGGTGCCGGAGGCGGTGATCAAGGACGTGCTGGGGACCAGTGGAACGCCCTCGTTCGTCAACCGAGTGCTCCAAGACGACACGGCCTACACCCGCCTCAGCCGGGCCTACTGCGCTCTGACCGGCAATCACCCCGACCCCTGGGTGGACGGGGTTGTCGTCGAAGCACTCGACCAGCTGTTCGGGGCGCATGCCAGCGGCGGTCGCGGTCGAGCCTCGGACGGCCACGCGTCGGTAGTGGCGGCAGTCGGCCGGTACATGGACGAGCGCCTGGACTCGCGCATAACGCTCGCGGACCTGGCGGCCCACCTGGAACTCAGCCCCGCCGTGCTGCTTCGGCGCTTTCGGGCCGAGGCTGGCATGGCGCCGTATGAGTACGTGGTGTCGCGGCGGGTGGACGTCGCACGGGGCTTGCTCGCCCGCGGCGTTCCGATCGCCGACGTGGCGGTGCATGCCGGCTTCGCCGACCAGAGTCACCTCACGCGGCACTTTAAGCGGGTCGTCGGGATCACTCCCGGCGACTATCTACGGCGTCCAGCCGTGTCGAGATCGTTCAAGACAGGCTGA
- a CDS encoding pyridoxal phosphate-dependent decarboxylase family protein, with protein sequence MRKIGYRAVDEIVHHLSTLSERPIGRPHDRAELERTLDVDIPTGPTEAQDVLDHVVRLLSSTITHTDHPRFMAYVPGPSTFAGSLADFLASGFNVHAAGWILGAGPAIVEQATIDWLRRMCRLPETSGGLFLSGGTMANLVAVHAARVDRSAAAGGQELVVYVTAQTHVSIRRGLRFLGFNDRQVCTVPVDGTYRLDPSALDAAIRRDRQLGRWPLCVVATAGTTNAGTVDPLPAIAEVCERRGVWLHVDGAYGAPAMLTEAGQKILAGLELADSIAIDAHKWLFQPYGCGCLLVRNARTLTAAYSLHAEYLTENRLGDEPLSYYDYGPELTRRFRALKLWMSLRTFGADAFRDAVAHGIALAERAQAVLAARPQWSVTTPAQLGIVTFRPHASGLPPADVDALTRDIAAKTLPDGFAMVLSTELGGRPVLRLCTTHPETSEDDVIAVIDRLEALAPDSAAWP encoded by the coding sequence ATGCGCAAGATCGGCTATCGAGCGGTGGACGAGATCGTGCACCACTTGTCGACGTTGAGTGAACGCCCGATCGGCCGGCCGCACGACAGGGCCGAGCTGGAACGGACTCTCGACGTCGACATTCCGACCGGACCGACCGAGGCGCAGGATGTTCTCGACCACGTCGTCCGGCTCCTTTCGAGTACGATCACCCACACCGATCACCCTCGGTTCATGGCTTACGTCCCCGGCCCCTCCACCTTTGCGGGCTCGCTGGCGGACTTCCTCGCGTCGGGCTTCAACGTCCATGCGGCAGGTTGGATTCTCGGGGCTGGTCCGGCGATCGTCGAGCAGGCCACGATCGATTGGCTCCGCCGAATGTGCCGGCTTCCGGAGACCTCCGGCGGCCTGTTCCTCAGTGGCGGCACGATGGCGAACCTGGTCGCGGTCCACGCCGCCCGGGTGGACCGGAGCGCCGCGGCCGGCGGACAGGAACTCGTCGTGTACGTCACCGCGCAGACCCACGTGTCGATCCGGCGGGGCCTGCGCTTCCTTGGTTTCAACGATCGCCAGGTGTGCACGGTTCCAGTGGACGGAACCTATCGGCTCGACCCGAGCGCGTTGGACGCGGCGATCCGGCGCGACCGGCAACTCGGGCGGTGGCCCCTCTGCGTCGTGGCGACGGCTGGCACCACGAACGCCGGCACGGTCGACCCGCTGCCGGCGATCGCCGAGGTCTGCGAGCGTCGCGGCGTATGGTTGCATGTCGACGGCGCGTACGGCGCTCCCGCGATGCTCACCGAGGCGGGCCAGAAGATCCTCGCCGGCCTGGAGCTGGCCGACTCGATCGCCATCGACGCGCACAAATGGCTATTCCAGCCGTACGGGTGCGGCTGCCTCCTGGTCCGGAACGCTCGTACGCTGACAGCTGCATACAGCCTGCACGCGGAGTACCTGACAGAAAACCGCCTCGGCGACGAGCCGCTCAGCTATTACGACTACGGTCCCGAGCTCACCCGCCGCTTCCGGGCACTCAAGCTGTGGATGTCGCTACGTACGTTCGGGGCCGATGCGTTCCGCGATGCGGTCGCGCACGGCATCGCGCTCGCCGAGCGAGCCCAGGCGGTGCTGGCCGCCCGTCCGCAATGGTCGGTCACGACGCCGGCGCAGCTCGGTATCGTAACCTTCCGGCCGCACGCTTCGGGGCTGCCGCCAGCCGACGTCGACGCACTGACCCGGGACATCGCCGCGAAGACGCTGCCCGACGGGTTCGCCATGGTGTTGTCCACGGAACTCGGCGGCAGGCCGGTTCTGCGGCTGTGCACGACGCATCCCGAAACCAGCGAGGACGACGTGATCGCGGTCATCGACCGGCTAGAAGCGCTGGCCCCGGACAGTGCCGCCTGGCCGTAG